The Ooceraea biroi isolate clonal line C1 chromosome 7, Obir_v5.4, whole genome shotgun sequence genomic sequence aaaacGGAAAGAGGATGATTAATGCGTATTATCATGAAGAGCACACCTACACCGACTCGCACACGTAACAGTTTCCCTTTTGCGTTGTCCTACTATTTTACGTCGGCGACAAATCATATTTCTTACAATTTAATCTTGTGCCTGATTTATCGCCGTCACTTTCACAATGCAACTTCATAATTCCGAGAGACTATAAAACTCGAGAAACTGTACATATAATTCGCGATCCCAAAGCTATCGTTGTCCTAGCGCTTTTTTTTAGCGCGGTATTTGTCCAGATATTCTCACGTTCCACCAACGTCTTCTCTTATGCTAAATATTAACCATTATCAGTAGCAAGAATCTGCAAAATTACCAAAGCCTATGTCAAGCATCAAAAGTACGTCGACAAATAAGTTCCAAGAAGCACAAAGAAACACCATACCATTCAAATTACGATACACGACTGTTTATGTCACCATGATTACAGTATAATCACGGTCTTTTGACACCATCACATTCGCACCACTACGCGCTTACCTACGTGTACAATTTGCTCAAAGATAAGCGAGTAAGTTTCGAGCGTAAAGGTTCGTAAAAAGGGTGCACTCGTTGGCGCACTTCATCATTTGCTTTATACAGGGCGCGGCGAGAGTCATCCACGGCAGACGAGAAATTGAGGGCGAAgaagctgctgctgctgctgcagttGCCGGCGTCGCCGTGCTCTCGCAATTAGGACGAAAGCGAAGACTCCAGGCTACTCATTAACTCCGGCATGAACCGGCGAGCAAGGCGCATCAGCGAGCGGAGCTAAAGTCGAAGAGGTAACAAGCTGGCATCCGGCAGCCAGCGCCGCCACCTCTCTCTTCCACCCCCgttctttccttttatttcGCCGAAGTGTCGCCGGCAAATCTTATTTAAGGCAGATTTATCGTCGCCCAGCTCGGAGATCGAGGTAGGATATTACGCCGGACCCGGATGCGCCATTCACAATGCGACTCCTCGACTCAAAAAGTGTCATAACTCAAAACCTGAGCGCCTCTCTCTTCAAGCACTTCCGCCGTTCCAGCACATCGTGTGCCAGAATCCGTCCTCTCTCGTCGTTCCtgtcctctctttccctctccccTCTATCTCTGTCGTTCTACAACCACCCTTCCGTTTCGTTCCTTCcgtagagagagaaagggagcagaagttttttgttaatatgCGCGAGGGTAACATTTCGTAGTATCAAGCATTCTGCAAATTTCGGCAGCGTATCACCATTTCATCCGCGGAAAGCAGCGTCGGAATTCCTCGGATTTTTCCGTGGAATTCAGAGGAAATCACGAAactcatgtattataatttgctCGGTATTGGATCATGAGAGATTCGTTCGGTAATACGATCGctgatgaaaaataattacactgACTTGAATCAAGCTTCCTCTGTATGCGTGAATATACAGATTTTCacgtaaatttataaaaaattactatCTTTCTTACAcaatttaatgaaacattCGTTATCAAGTActatttaaaacattattaaaaaaaattcacattcatctgaaatttattatgtatttgtataatactAAAACGAACATCTAGATACGCATTGATAACGCATTGATAACGCATTGATTTTGTTTCTAAATGGTTCAATGTGCCACTATGTGACAAAAAATGCGACGAGCGCTTGGAATCATCCCCCAATTATCCGAAAGCAGTGGCTGCACCAGACTTCCTTGTTCGGCTTCGACTGTCCCATCATCCGCGTCGGTCTGGCTCCCTGGTGCCACACCGAGCGGCACAGAACTTGCGTAACGAAGAACGCATCAAGAGAAATGGACTGTGCTCGGCTGGTTTTTCAGTGGAAGAAAATCCAACATCGTGACGCGGACGTCGTCGCGCGTGACGGCATTCGATGTCATCGATCGAGCATCCTGATCGATACGCGCGTGTCGCAGGGCGAAAGAAACGATGGGCGAGTCCGGCGATCCGGATTTTTTCGGTTCTCTTCCGCAACGTGCGGGCTCCATTAGTCCGGGATTGGCCAATGCGCGCTTGAGCGAGCACCACGGCGCTTTTTGCGCCGGCTGGACCGGTTGAATAATTGTGTTTTGCAACGTCCGCGGGAGCGCTTAGCCCCGCGCTCCCGGGCATGGATCCAAGGAAGAATTAAGCAGAGAGGAGACTTGAAAAGCAGACCTATAAAAGGAACAATGGTACTGGCCAGTCGTGCAGTTTTTGGGCCGATCGCGGGTCACGCGGATCGATCAGCGAACACGACCTGCCACGCTAATTGGGCTTGGCCATGGCTGCCGGAGTGAGTGCACAGTATCGTATGTTCATCCCGCCTTACCGCCTTCGCATCGCTCGCCAAATTTCATGCACACCCCTCTGCAAAGGGGTGACCACGTCAGGATGTTTCGAAACGTGATAGTCGAGCGTTTTCCGTGGAAACTAGTAGTTTCGTTCCCTAGGATCTGATTGATTCTTGCGGTCGACATCGGGTAACCAGCGaacatctttttttatttttgccacACGCCGTACACGTTTCATAAAGCGCACTCGGATGtgacccgcgcgcgcgtgatacTATCACCGCGTCCAGCCAATATTCGCCGCGTCCCGCCACGTTTCCGCAATTAAATCTTGCTCGTTCTTCTCCCCGTTCCATCCTCAGGAGTGCCTCCTCGAAATCGCTTTGTTTTTCGCTCGCTAGTGATCCGTTTTTCCGCTGTCCTGACGTCGGTGTCGGTGCCCGAACGTTTCATGCTCCATTCTATTTTCTCATCACCGTTCGGGCTGAAGTCATGGGAATTTGATTAACGAGGCCAACGTGCCCCTTTGTCAGCTTGTCCTGTCTGTGCTGGCGCTTTCGACCTTGCTGCTGGCCGATGCTAAGCCGGACGGATACGCGCACTCTTTCCAGCACTTCCACGGGCCGGTGATGGGCGACGAGCACGAAGTCACCTGGATGGACAATCACGGCCACCACCATGAGGACTACGTCGCTCATCCCCATTACGCGTTCTCGTACGGGGTCGAGGACCACCATACGGGCGATTATCACGGGCAGAAGGAGCAGAGAGACGGTAAGCGTGCTCGAGTATATATTTGAACGGAGATTAATCTTCTCTGCTTTAGCGGGATTCCTCTTGTCTTCCCGTACGTTACCACGAGCGACAAGAATAAGAATAACCTACTTACGTACGCGGAATCGCGATGCCGTGCTCTCCGGCGGAGAAAAAGCAGACAAATGTACCGAGGTGAACATAGGACAGACTGATTGTGCGAATAAAAGTGGCAACGTGACCTTTACTTGAGCAATCTCATAATGTTGCACTTGGAATACTCAATGGCACATCGCGACACGGTAATTCTTTTGGCTGAGACTTCGCCGCTTGCCAAACGAACCACTCGCGATGTTAAGAATCTTATCGATGACGCTTGAGAgctttaaaatgattttagaCGAGTAGGAGGGCTCGAACATGATTCCCGTTCGATTTAACAATTTCTATATTCGAGTTTAAAGAATGATATCGTGTCTCGAAAtgtgttttttaaaaatatttctgcacAAGTATCTCCCAGTTTTTTTAACTGACACTCGTGAagacaataatattattagcgATTTTCGTTCTTATCTTAATCAACCGTGTTAAAACCTCACTATTCCATAAGTGAATTGTATCAGGATAAAACGAAGACTGTCACATATCGCCAGAGCAAATATCACCTTCAGTGGCCCAATTAttccataattttgtaattattctgACAAAGCGCGAGTGTTtgtatacattataaaatgatatcaTCGCAAGTCAAGTTTTAACTGGAGCAAGAGATTTCGTAGAAACGTGTCGagagaaaagttaaaaatgataaaagtgCTAAAAAACCACGCTTCAGTATTCTCGCCTTCAAAGGCAGACGCGCACCGGCTGAAAAGTTTAATTATGTAAAGCTTACATAGTGGCTATTGATAGAAAGGTGGGCAACTGCAAAAACACACGTGAAGGTAATTAGAATAACTATAATTACAAATCTGGATGATGTGATTTTCAAGTTAAACTATGTAATCTGtacttgataataatatgttatatgaagcatgttgtgtgtgtgtgtgtgtgggcgcgcgcgcgcgcgtatgtataattatcgcattaatttgtgaaaaatttatacttttatggAACAGAAATCCGCAATCAGATGGGGAAGTTGAACGCGTATGTAAATACACTGGATTAAATTGcgacatattaattattacacttGATAAATGCATTCCGCTTAAATAGTCATGCCTGTTTAATGTTTGATGAGAAGcacgtttatatatttaatttctacgTATTGGTATTTTTAcgtcaaataaaattcacgctacgcaagagagaaaaagaagaattcaagattaacaaaaatattttttttcgatgAAATATTCGTTATAGATAAAACTGTTCATGCATATCTGTCTCCAATTTctataattcataatttttgtTCGACATGAATGAATTTTTAACACGCAAAAGTGTGTTTACACAAACAGAATATTCTTATCGTTTTTAACTCTTTAATaatgacatattttataattttaaagtaatatacgcttataataaaacattttcgaaGAATTTTTACGAGATCACTTTTCAGTAACAACTGCGCGACAAACCGCTGAAAATGTTATTCGTACACAAATGATTTCAGAATATACAAgctctttatctttttctacctCAAGACGCTTCAAAGTTTCTTATTCTgtcgtataaaaaattgacGAGATAAGTAGTTATGGATTTCCATGAGGAGTAAAAATACTTCGTATTCCGGCGCACCAATGTAAATCTCAATTCGTCtccataaaaaaagagaacgatAACGTGTGTCCCAAATGTGCCAGCTTTGCTGGGTCAGCGCAAGACAAATAACTAGTACGTCGACGTTTTGCAGGCACAGAACTGTTCGGGGAATATACTGTGAAGGAACCGGATGGCAATATCAGAACGGTGAAGTATCGCGCGGGCAAAGACGGATTTCATGCCGAAGTGCACAACAGCCGGCGAAGCGATCATCAGCACGACGCCTATCATCACTAGGATCATTATTAGCCGAACACTATCCTCTACCCTGAAGagcgttttcttctttttcttttcttttcttaattttctacCAAGTATTCTTGTTAAGTCTCATTGACGTCTCATCTCTATGTTGCACTCATTAAAAGAGCAATCGAGTACCTATTTTAATACTGTCATCTCCTTTTTCTTGACAGGGTCGCTTCTAGTTTTACGCCTAGTTTCACAATATTGCGTCTTTCAATACTGCGAAGTGGCTTTAAAGGTGTTGCGCGAGTTCAATAAGTTGAAGCAGTCGCGCCAATTATCGGGCTGCTATTATTTTTTGGGAGGGATCATTACCGCTTCCGAGGAAATTCAATTGATTGTAATTGGCGATATTGGATTATTAGGCCAATTTCCGGAACTAATAACTCGTCTACGGTTTCCTGAAGAAACATTATTGCGAAAGTACGGTATAAAGGAAATTACCACGCTTTTTGTTCCCTGTTTTATATACCCTTTTTCAATCTTCTATACGCGTACGCCACTTAACTTTAATTACACGGTGCATATCGGATTAAACAACATTAAAAGTtcattattcataaataataaaagtcgTTGATGAAGCAACGGAAAACTTTGGAGAACGTCTGTAGGGAAACGCACTAACTTGTATTTCCCAAAGCATTCTGCATAttgatttaacatttaaattaccACGTTACTCATATATCAATGACGCGCGTGAGTTTCCGCATAGGCCCCGTCACTCATACATGTGTTGCGATTTCAAGCttaaaaggaaattattttattaaccatatatttatagaaatgttGAAGGAAAATAAAACATCATCTGTATAATACCAataatgtaagaaaaaaattattataatattatcactTGTTCGCAGTGGAGATTAGCTGAGCAGTCCAAGCGTTAATGCAGCTCGAATATTTATGTTtgcgaatatttatttctgcagAATACAGAGACGTACCTTCAAAGTCGCATCAAAAATTGAATCGCACTTTATTGCTGTCGCGGAACAGCACGGTAAAAAACTTGGCACATCCACCTTACGTTCACTTGTTCGTATCCCCAGTACTCGGGTGCTACTTGAAAATGATTGCCGCGGTGAAAGCATATCGCGATAGGCATTCGGCAAATAGACGCAATACTCGAAATTCAATTTGTTGCATGGCCTATATGCAGGCAAGCGAGATATTGTTTGCCCCAAAATTACTTCCCGTTCTCTCCCGCGAAGAGCCCCGGATCGCAGAAATTCGTAgctgcaatcgaaaaccgatATGCCGAGAACGGCCGATGAAATTCTGGGAAGAAcatgtttccttttttttatatatagtaaaGGAGATGCTGAGGCCGATCCTGATTGAGTAATCCCTATGTATAAATCTCGTAGCGATTTGACAACAATATCTTTATCCGAAAATAACATGATACATTGTCATTTATCctcaattaattaacatgCCGTCGAGTAATATGACGTTGTGATTACcatacattattaaattattaaatctgataGTTACAACACGAACATTTACGCAATTTGCAAGCGCATCGCACCTCGTTTcgcataatttcttttcatgtataaatataaagcgCGGGGATCatcgtgtatgtgtgttgtgtgtgtgtgcgcatGTTTCCCCAAAATACAATAAAGGATTCGCGCACATGTCGATATTCCATTCTGGATGCGTCCACATGTAATTTACGTTCGGCACACGGTCGGCCGATAAATCACCGTGTGCGGCCGGGAAGAGTCGCGCGGTAAACACCTGATAACACACTTTCCGTAACATGAAATATCATAGAAAATAGAGTAAACCTGTGCCGAGCCCCGAGTATGTACGTTCCGTTAATTGACGCTATCCCGCGCTAAACATCATAAATTGAATTTCGAGCTAATGAGTGAGGCGGGCTTAATTGCGTCTCGATACAATAGCCGCCGCGCTCGCAACCACGCTGTAAACGATCGCGCGCCAATCTCACCCCCCGGAAAACGCACGAGATGGCCCATTTTCATCTATCATCGGTTGTTACACTTGACAAAGGGAGAATACTGTAGAAcggcagcagcaacagcagctcGTCGCGGAATGTCGCAAATGTCACAAGAAGAATCCATCGATTAtctacaattaatttattcgcaGAAACGACACAAGATCGTGATATTCGTCAAATAATCcgcttacttttaatttaaccGAAAATGCGATCGCAAGCAATTACCTCACGACGTGCTGCGAGCCAACGTTGCCACCTTTGTAAAAACAAAAGactaaataaaagaaagaattccAGCATCCACACAGAGAAGTTTCCGGTGCGAAACTTCTCTATGGCTTCAGCGCTTTGTCGGGAAACAAACGGAAGCCCGCGTAAACGACCAGACATAAAATCTCATGATCCAACACAAAACCGCCGGTCGCGCCAAGATGCACCACCGGTATGCGTCGATTTTCcgcttctcttcctccccctTTCCTTGTCCACTTTACTCTCGACCCTTTTCTAAAAAACCACAGATCATGATCGCGCCATTTGAGCACGACCGCGAAAGTCGCGTATCTCCCGAGTGCCAACCACAAATTATGtggataaacaaaatttcccCTCGCACCCTCCTacacacgcgcgagcgagtgagcgggAAGTTCTCGCGCACCGGAAGTTCCGCGCGCGGCTGCCGCGCGTTCTTCGAGTCCGCTTTTTCGTGCCGGCGGAAGATAAATCTTTGTTTAAAGTTTTCGGCGCACCGCCGGAGAAACGTTGCGCAagtattttaaatgttatccCGACTGGCTTTGCATCTCCGcccgaggaagaaagaaaaaagagaaccCCACTCTCTCGTCAGcttgctttctctcttcttttcgcgCTGACGCTGCCGCGGAAGACTGCTGCGTCCGCGCgaaatttcttataaaaacGGACGCGTCCGTCGATAGTTTTAACAATGTTGGCGCGCTGGCTTCCGTAGACTCTCGttatactttgtattttaattgttaaaatatttcgcaGTCCTTACAGGCGCACGCCGCAACTCGCCGGGccgattataattaattgcacaaGCGGACGGCGAAGTGAGTTTGCCGTCCGACAAAAATATCCGCGAGCACCTTCCTCGTGTAATTagctcataaataaaatattatcgcgaCATGCAATTACGCTTCTATATTATGCAGACGTGCATCACAATAGCTTGAAAATGGAATATCCATATTTCATGTAATTCCAGTCACTTCGAGTTTGCACAGTATGTGCGGACACAGACGATAATCGACGCAACGCGTTTTATTGAcgtgtaaatttatttataatattgtcgCGCTTAATTTTTGGTATCGTCGCCGGTCCCATTCCCTTGTCCCTGAGTGTAGGCGTTTACACATtaggtaattaatttaattgagcTGAATTATCGATGTTCACACGGGCGACAGCGCGTGCTGACGGCATTTGCATTAATCAGACAACTCATTAGTTTATTTCGCATGCCGCGTCACGACGCTGACAAATGTGTTTTTGGGTTACTCGAAAGGCGGTCTCGGGACCCGCCTCAACTTCCGGTACGATCGATTGTAGGTCAAGACTCGCGAGACTCGACATTAAGACGGAATTTACTTGTCGCCAGCGTTACACGACGACAAGTTGTTCTCGGGCGACGCGACGTTTACGCAAAGGAAATACAACGCGAGAACAGGAAGGAACTCCACTCTCGAAAATTACTCCTGGATCAAGAATTGTTTACTCGAATTGTTTACGCGCAAAACTGGagtatgcgtgcgtgtatacttatatgtgtgtgtgtgcgcgcgcgcgcacagtgTGCTGCCCGTTTCTTTTTCGCGATCAATCACGTTCTAGACCGCGTAGATATACACGCGCAAACATCATGCGAAACTCGTTGAGACACAAATTCGATATTTCCGCGGTTACATTTCGAGAAATGATCATCGCTTTGCTCAAATTTCACTTTAACTGAAGCGCTTTAACGTCGCTTTACGAGAATAATGTCAACGTGAATGACATAATTCTACtaagaagaaattttaacAGTAAGTGTATATGCGCCATATTGTTAACcataatattactatttttatatatttaatatattatataaaaatatattaaaaatttgattaaatctGAAATTCTTCTGGCTTTTGACTTCCCAACTACAAGAAAGAAACACCCACTTATAAAATACGAGTCAtgataaaatgcaattattaacaCATCCACCCCcagattacatttattttaaccaatcaatgtttttttcttaatagTTTACACTCGTACATTTAAGGATTTATCTCGAGTATTCGTAGTTATCGCCTCTCGATATAAGAAACAAGAAACACAGTCATAGGATGTCACGCAAAATGGTCTCGTCATCCCTTCTAAGAAACTTTGCCGATCGTTTATCCCCCTTGGCCTCTCGGAACTCCGCGTCGGGGGTCGCCGGCGCGAAACGCGGATCCGAAAGAAAAGTACATGGACTACGCGAACTAATGGCGGGATCCGACTTGACTCGAGAAGATTAAACGAAGACCGAAGGAGAGTTGGAACTGGAACGAGAGTGGAAGCCGGTCCGCAAAGTGAAACAAATCGCCATGAAGAAGGCCGGGCGTGCTAACATAGTCGTTGATTTTTCCTCTAATACCGCCGTAAAAGGGACCGAAGTCctccaacttttttttaacttgATCCGTCCGTCCGGCTTGTTATTCCGTAGAGAAAACGTCGGCGTAGATTCGCAGACGAACGCATCAAAAAACATTTGTTGTTTGCTCTCTCGCGTTTCCCGATACGTATTTTTAACCGAATTATTCCTTGAttgcatatacacacacacgtgcaaaTATATTGTATCGCATTTCACAGAATCAAGTTAATTCATATTATATGAACAAGTGGGACTTGatagaattattttacaataatttattgtaatagtTACTGTACAATAATATCTTAAGTGATAATAATGTTTGCGAACATTTCGATCTTTGAATCCTTTTCAGCGGATTGTTATATTGACGTGATTAATGTTGATTTGATTAAGACTACATCATcgttatttatgcaaatcttTGTCAATCTTAATAAAAGATTGTAGAAACTTCGCGTAAAAATCCTTTGCTCACTCGAAGTTTTGCAGTTTTGCATTAGAGCTTGCATTTCTAGCTGTCGACTCgagttctctttctcgtttttcttccTCGGTGTTTTGTGAAGTGCGATTTTGAGTGAGTGATTACTTCTTTTACCGTTAACTCGCGCCAAGCGTCTTATAATCCGCGTTCATGCGTGTTTATCGCCGTGAGAATACTTTGTAACCTCGACGCTTTCTTTCGagcataataaaatgtttatcgcATCGCAGATCAGCTAGCACCGAGAGGaacctttttatattttttatcctcGTATGCGCGAGCGATTTGCTAGTCTCGTAAAACTCCTAATTACAAAATACTTTATCTTATGTTTGCTGGCAGCTGGCATCGCCGGAGCCTTTTCCTCCTCAGAAAGCAATTAAAAGTTTTCGGCGTGTTTTAATGTTTGTTGGAACAAATGAAAACTGTAcgcattaaattaaagttcGTAAACTGACTGGGAACAGAAAGACGTGTCTTAAATTATATCACGCGCTTTTTATATCGcgcgtaaaattaatatcgttattgtgatattattattatgtgtaaTAACAGTCAAATAATTAAGTTAGTAATATTGTTAGTAGTATTGCTatcaaacgaaacgaaaagaagaaatcggTCGATGTGTATGCGGTTACACATATATCGTATTGacattatcaaattattttttcattaaagtcAGTACGCGTAATGTTTATTGTTAATGCACACATATTATTACGTGACATATTACTACTATAACCGagcagaaagaaatatatccaGCACGGCGAGCATGTGAATCGAAAACGATCAAGCGGGCTATGCAAATCCGCCCGCGCAACTACGCGCAGATATTGCGGGCTTATTAACcgtcgaaaatatttataactccACGAAATTTAATTCGGCATTATATGCAAAGTGCGTGCGTGGTCGCTAAACGAGCACTAAAACGCATCGACGTATAAAAACgacgattaaaattatttatgtccGGCGACGCGAGCAGTCTGCGCGTTCGCGAGATTTGCATTTTATCGTTCACCGCTTTTGTTTGTAGTATTATCGCATGCTGAATGCGTCGAGCTGATGTACTTTATTACGAATTGCCGTAAATTTGACGGCAGGCCTTCCGCTTTCTGTAACTTCCCTTCGCATGATGAATGAGATCGGAGGGTTTCGACATCGGATAccattaatgataattacggaaaataattttctcgattGGAACTTTGATTATAAGACGGAAAGGAAAAGCAACGCGAAACGGAGACACAATAAATCTCTCAAGAATAAAATGTGATTAGTTTCTTTACAATTTAACTGCACGTCAACCATATATGAgtgatgttaataatttaagtaGGAATTTATAAACtgtattatatagaaacattgaatgagaatgaaataaaatgtcgtttgtattgtatatattaatggaaaaaatgaaattttaacatCATGACAGATTCACTtccgaaattaatataactgtTAAATTATcgttcattttttataaagtttttatcGTGATTGCGCAGTGACTggaataaaacttaaaatttaaatcatgTATGGAAGAGATACTGCCTACATATCatgtaagaatattttatacataaaagtataatGCAACGTAATATACGAGAACCATGTAACGTAATATATGGATCATAGACGGAAAAGAAAATGTCcgtaataatataagaataatgaaaagttttaagtcctttatattttcttgatttacTTTCTTTCTCCGTAGTTCATTcgtatttcataaaattaatttatcactaTTTTACTAGTGTCTTATAATTACGTATttgaacattttattacaGCTTTTGACGTGCGCTAACGTAAATATTCTTGATAAATTTGAATGGACTTGATTAAATGCTCCTCAATCAAGCGATTCGCTAAAAATTCGAAGAAAATTTCCAATTCGAAACAGAAAAGAAACGATATAGACCATCAGTTTAGAAAATGATAACGACTATCTATCGGCGAATAAACGTTTTACGCATGAACGTAAGCTTGCCAGCGTTAACGAGCTTCGCAAAATCGGACGCAAACGCTTCCATACGTTACATCCATCTTGCCGCATGACAGTTTCCGCCCGAAGCAAATGTCCCGGTACATTAAAAAGATCTAGCTGTACGATGGCGATGATTATTCGATGGATGGCGGAACCAGAAGCCCAAGATCTTAATCTACCTTTAATATCCTGCGCCTGAGAGAGGACCATCGAGCCACAATCGCCGGCCGATTCGCGAGGCCAAAGAGGAACCAGGACGCTTTCGGCCGTGCTGCGCTCGAATGGACGTCGCTCATTTTCCCACGGAGATAACCGAAGAGAAAAGTCGCGGAAAACGGAGATTCCGTCGTGAAGAATCCCGCCGAACGGAAACGAAACGTCGCTGGAGTGGAATGCGCGCCA encodes the following:
- the LOC105277592 gene encoding uncharacterized protein LOC105277592 — its product is MVLASRAVFGPIAGHADRSANTTCHANWAWPWLPDHGNLINEANVPLCQLVLSVLALSTLLLADAKPDGYAHSFQHFHGPVMGDEHEVTWMDNHGHHHEDYVAHPHYAFSYGVEDHHTGDYHGQKEQRDGTELFGEYTVKEPDGNIRTVKYRAGKDGFHAEVHNSRRSDHQHDAYHH